In the genome of cyanobacterium endosymbiont of Braarudosphaera bigelowii, one region contains:
- the glyS gene encoding glycine--tRNA ligase subunit beta, whose product MIFLLEIGTEELPTSFISRAIDQWKQIIPTSLEKNFLTSESISVYGTPRRLAVIIPGLLEKQKERNELIKGPNVKAAFKEGKPTAALEGFARKQNVEINSLEIRPTKKGDCVFIDKKIQGIETIEILPKLIHSWISTLEGKRFMRWGNGNFKFSRPIRWIVSLCDSKVLPIKIENGDTIIDSNSFSYGHRILKPGPINIPHAASYLDILRSAYVEVDPIKRHNTIENNIKTIAKNLKGAIDNSQELLTEVVNLVEYPTAIIGYFDQEFLGLPDEVITTVMIKHQRYFPIKQISNNQLLPQFISISNGDPNKSTTIIRGNEKVLKARLSDAQFFYVSDCNQPLHSYLPQLQNVIFQKELGSIRDKVDRIISIAEQISEQLQFTPQQIKEVIRTSLLCKADLVTQMVYEFPELQGIMGQKYALVNGESEIVAQGIFDHYLPRGHNDQMPKSLTGIVVGIADRLDTLIGIFGLGMIPTGSSDPFGLRRAANAIISIIWESQRSIDLSDLIFKGCDSFILNNSDKESPLKSLKHFFVQRIQSLLQDELKIDYDLVKAVLGDMDSEYIERAFQDVTDLKRRAQFLQNIRDNGTLKKVYQTINRSTRLAKQGSLEYTELSPYTIINNDLFKKSSEQELYDGLVDLVSTVNTIKAKKDYELLIEGLIKITPIVDEFFDGENSVLVMDENQKIKQNRLNLLGILRNYGRILADFGAIVKS is encoded by the coding sequence ATGATCTTTTTATTAGAAATTGGTACAGAAGAATTACCTACAAGTTTTATTAGCCGTGCTATTGATCAATGGAAACAAATAATTCCTACTAGCTTAGAAAAAAATTTTTTGACTTCAGAATCTATTTCTGTCTATGGAACACCAAGACGGCTAGCTGTTATTATTCCTGGACTATTAGAAAAACAGAAAGAACGCAACGAACTAATAAAAGGTCCTAATGTTAAAGCAGCATTTAAAGAAGGAAAACCAACTGCAGCCTTAGAAGGATTTGCACGAAAACAAAATGTTGAAATTAATAGCTTAGAAATTCGTCCTACTAAAAAAGGGGACTGTGTATTTATTGATAAAAAGATTCAAGGTATTGAAACAATTGAGATTTTACCAAAATTAATTCATAGTTGGATTAGTACTTTAGAAGGCAAACGGTTTATGAGATGGGGAAATGGTAATTTTAAATTTTCTCGTCCAATTCGATGGATAGTATCTCTATGTGATTCTAAAGTATTACCTATAAAAATTGAAAATGGAGATACTATAATCGATAGTAATTCTTTTTCATATGGACATAGAATTTTAAAACCTGGTCCTATCAATATTCCACATGCTGCTTCTTATCTAGATATATTAAGATCTGCTTATGTTGAAGTAGATCCTATTAAACGTCATAACACTATTGAAAATAATATTAAAACAATAGCTAAAAATTTAAAAGGAGCTATCGATAATTCTCAAGAATTATTAACAGAAGTTGTAAATTTAGTGGAATATCCTACAGCAATTATAGGATATTTTGACCAAGAATTTTTAGGACTCCCTGATGAAGTCATAACAACTGTAATGATTAAGCACCAAAGGTATTTTCCAATTAAGCAAATATCTAATAATCAGCTTTTACCGCAATTTATTAGTATCTCTAATGGTGACCCTAACAAAAGTACAACAATTATCCGAGGAAATGAAAAAGTATTAAAAGCCAGGCTATCAGATGCTCAATTCTTTTATGTATCTGATTGTAATCAGCCTTTACATAGCTATCTTCCTCAATTACAGAATGTTATTTTTCAGAAAGAATTAGGAAGTATAAGAGATAAAGTGGATCGGATCATAAGTATTGCTGAACAAATATCTGAGCAATTGCAATTTACGCCACAACAGATAAAAGAGGTTATAAGAACATCCCTTTTGTGTAAAGCTGATCTTGTAACCCAAATGGTATACGAATTTCCAGAACTACAAGGAATTATGGGTCAAAAGTATGCTTTAGTCAATGGAGAGTCAGAAATTGTTGCCCAGGGAATCTTTGATCATTACTTACCACGTGGGCATAATGATCAAATGCCAAAATCTTTAACAGGTATTGTTGTTGGAATTGCTGATCGTTTGGATACCTTAATTGGAATTTTCGGATTAGGAATGATTCCAACAGGATCATCTGATCCTTTCGGTTTAAGAAGAGCAGCAAATGCTATTATTTCTATAATATGGGAATCTCAAAGATCTATAGATTTATCTGATCTAATATTTAAAGGGTGCGATTCATTTATTCTAAATAATTCTGACAAAGAATCTCCTCTAAAATCATTAAAACATTTTTTTGTTCAACGCATTCAATCTCTACTACAAGATGAGCTAAAAATTGATTATGATTTAGTAAAAGCAGTACTGGGTGATATGGATTCTGAATATATTGAACGTGCTTTTCAAGATGTTACAGATTTAAAAAGACGTGCTCAATTTTTACAAAATATACGTGACAATGGAACCCTAAAAAAAGTATATCAGACCATTAATCGCTCAACTCGTTTGGCAAAACAAGGTAGTCTTGAATATACAGAGCTTAGTCCTTATACAATAATTAATAATGACTTATTTAAAAAATCATCTGAACAAGAATTATATGATGGTTTAGTAGACTTAGTATCTACAGTAAATACTATTAAAGCCAAGAAGGATTATGAGCTATTAATTGAAGGTTTAATCAAAATTACTCCGATAGTGGATGAATTTTTTGACGGGGAAAATAGTGTTTTGGTGATGGATGAAAATCAAAAAATTAAACAAAATCGTTTAAACTTATTAGGAATTCTACGTAATTATGGAAGAATATTGGCTGACTTTGGTGCAATTGTTAAAAGTTAA
- a CDS encoding DUF3531 family protein, giving the protein MEIRFREFNPFDLWIWLEFETVPSSSEKKYIEEVFNSWFYLGKLGAFNAENLQVQDAGVDISYINYNIDILDNSMMALMHNMGDFEYQNLWGRCWLDLGTSDLFALDILINSLNQLDKELVKIKQLIIGGENEDWCIVEQEESIFFDEDLA; this is encoded by the coding sequence ATGGAAATCAGATTTCGAGAATTTAATCCTTTTGACCTATGGATATGGTTAGAATTTGAAACAGTTCCGTCTTCTTCAGAGAAAAAATATATCGAAGAAGTGTTTAATTCTTGGTTCTATTTAGGTAAATTAGGTGCATTTAACGCCGAAAATTTACAAGTACAAGACGCTGGAGTTGACATTAGTTATATCAATTATAATATAGATATTCTTGATAACAGCATGATGGCTCTCATGCACAATATGGGAGATTTTGAATATCAAAATTTATGGGGACGTTGTTGGCTTGATTTAGGTACTAGTGATTTGTTTGCATTAGACATTTTGATAAATTCTTTAAATCAATTAGATAAAGAATTAGTTAAAATTAAACAGTTGATTATTGGAGGAGAAAATGAAGATTGGTGTATTGTAGAACAGGAAGAATCTATATTTTTTGATGAAGATTTAGCCTAG
- a CDS encoding DUF3326 domain-containing protein yields the protein MISRPYSAVLIVPTGIGASIGGYAGDALPLARAMAKVCDYLITHPNVLNGAQLYWPSSNILYVEGYGLDNFACGNWGLNPVLSNKVGLILDQGIESELMSRHIQAANAARGTLGLRLTDYMITDAPLGVETRIANSGTSWGTINNPGSLLRAAEKLIDKNGAEAIAIVSRFPDTIDETLISNYRSGNGVDPIAGAESIISHLIVSQFCIPAAHAPALHPLPLDDTVSPRSAAEELGYTFLSSVLVGLSRAPQFITKQRFHSIWADDIDALVVPATACGGSSIFSFSQRDSLIIAVTENKTTIDVPSESLGLKTITVSSYLEALGVLIAHKTGIDINTLSPNLSPLSLLTEN from the coding sequence GTGATTAGTCGTCCTTATAGTGCTGTTTTAATTGTTCCTACAGGTATTGGAGCATCTATTGGTGGTTATGCTGGAGATGCCTTGCCTTTAGCTAGGGCTATGGCAAAAGTATGTGATTATTTAATTACTCACCCCAATGTTTTAAACGGAGCACAATTATACTGGCCTTCTAGCAATATTCTTTATGTTGAAGGCTATGGTTTAGATAATTTTGCTTGTGGTAATTGGGGATTGAATCCAGTACTTTCAAATAAAGTCGGATTAATTCTTGATCAAGGAATTGAATCAGAACTAATGTCTAGACATATACAAGCTGCGAATGCAGCAAGGGGGACTCTTGGATTAAGATTAACTGACTATATGATTACAGATGCTCCACTGGGTGTAGAAACCCGCATCGCTAACTCAGGAACAAGCTGGGGGACAATTAATAATCCAGGTAGTTTACTAAGAGCTGCTGAAAAATTGATTGATAAGAATGGGGCTGAAGCGATCGCTATAGTATCTCGTTTTCCTGACACAATAGATGAAACATTAATTAGTAATTATCGTTCCGGCAATGGTGTTGATCCTATAGCAGGCGCTGAATCAATCATTTCACACTTAATAGTTAGTCAATTTTGTATACCAGCTGCTCATGCTCCTGCTTTACATCCTTTGCCATTAGATGATACTGTTTCTCCTCGTTCAGCAGCAGAAGAATTAGGCTATACGTTTTTATCTTCTGTCTTAGTTGGATTAAGTCGTGCTCCACAATTTATTACTAAACAACGTTTTCATAGTATTTGGGCTGATGATATCGATGCTTTAGTAGTACCAGCAACTGCTTGTGGGGGCTCATCTATTTTTAGTTTTAGTCAAAGAGATTCACTTATAATAGCAGTGACAGAAAATAAGACAACTATTGATGTTCCATCTGAATCATTAGGTCTAAAAACTATTACAGTAAGTTCATATTTAGAAGCACTAGGTGTTTTGATAGCTCATAAAACTGGTATCGATATAAACACTCTTAGTCCTAATTTGTCTCCTTTATCTTTACTGACTGAAAACTAA
- a CDS encoding EamA family transporter yields the protein MKIFLLLASLSITQVLGDIFLSRGMKDFVGFDSSNPTIILYLITYVLTNYWILSGLGILIISLSLYLTAISKLDLSYVLPIHASSYVLNGIFAWAFLGEDVTSMRWLSTFVISCGALCVGLSDSKTANSVQHNNLKSRNLPLFFLPFSLTISKTWLAIMISSVSDASGDLLLAVGMKKIGEIEKVTLSEVKKMIIKIITSPLIISGIACQGIAFFSFISVLSWTDISFARPATALTYIISMLGAKLILKEDIQRQKLWGIILIGLGVFIHR from the coding sequence GTGAAAATCTTTTTATTATTAGCATCTTTATCAATTACTCAAGTATTAGGCGATATTTTCTTAAGTCGAGGCATGAAAGACTTCGTTGGCTTTGATTCTTCTAATCCAACAATTATTCTATATTTAATTACTTATGTCTTAACCAATTATTGGATTTTATCAGGTTTAGGAATATTGATAATTTCTTTAAGTCTTTACTTGACAGCAATATCAAAATTAGATCTCAGTTATGTTCTACCTATTCATGCCTCTAGTTATGTTCTAAATGGTATTTTTGCTTGGGCCTTCTTGGGAGAAGATGTTACAAGTATGAGATGGTTAAGTACTTTTGTCATTTCTTGTGGTGCACTATGTGTAGGACTAAGTGATAGTAAAACGGCTAATTCAGTTCAACACAATAATCTTAAATCCAGAAATTTACCCTTATTTTTTCTACCATTTAGTTTGACCATATCAAAAACTTGGTTAGCAATCATGATTAGTTCTGTATCTGATGCTAGTGGAGATTTGTTACTAGCAGTTGGTATGAAAAAAATAGGAGAAATAGAGAAAGTAACTTTATCAGAAGTTAAAAAAATGATTATTAAAATAATAACAAGTCCTTTAATTATTAGTGGTATCGCATGTCAAGGCATTGCATTTTTTAGTTTTATTTCTGTTCTAAGTTGGACAGACATTAGTTTTGCTCGTCCAGCAACTGCACTAACTTATATCATAAGTATGCTAGGAGCTAAACTGATATTAAAAGAAGATATTCAGAGACAAAAACTATGGGGAATAATCTTAATAGGATTAGGAGTTTTTATACACCGTTAA
- a CDS encoding glycosyltransferase family 2 protein, with the protein MKLSIIIPVYNEIHTIAIILTKIAMALPEVDKEIILVDDGSTDGTREWLLKTFGSANKNSVKATLNNGSLVAVDRIENNLQEPSTEAKVETASITVNIIFHHLNQGKGAALRTGFENSTGEVLVIQDADLEYDPQDWKRMWKLIEGNHADIVYGSRFYGEPHRVLYFHHLLGNKVISNLINLLCNTTLTDIEVCYKMFHRKVINGMELICNDFGFEVEFTVKVTKARKWRIYETGISYYGRTYEEGKKINWKDGVKALAYIVWFWLFH; encoded by the coding sequence ATGAAGCTGTCTATTATTATCCCCGTTTACAATGAAATCCATACTATAGCTATTATTCTAACAAAAATAGCTATGGCTCTCCCAGAAGTAGATAAAGAAATCATCCTAGTAGACGATGGATCTACTGATGGTACTCGAGAATGGTTATTAAAAACCTTTGGATCTGCTAATAAAAATTCTGTCAAAGCAACATTAAACAATGGTTCTCTTGTAGCTGTAGATAGAATTGAAAATAATTTACAGGAACCATCTACAGAAGCAAAAGTAGAAACGGCTTCTATAACAGTTAATATAATTTTTCATCATCTTAATCAAGGTAAAGGAGCTGCATTAAGAACAGGATTTGAAAATTCCACTGGAGAAGTTCTTGTCATACAAGATGCCGATTTAGAATATGATCCACAAGATTGGAAGCGAATGTGGAAACTGATTGAGGGAAATCATGCAGATATAGTTTATGGAAGTAGATTTTATGGAGAACCTCATCGAGTATTATATTTTCACCATCTTTTAGGGAATAAGGTAATTTCTAATTTAATTAATTTATTATGTAATACTACTCTTACTGATATTGAAGTTTGTTATAAAATGTTTCATCGTAAAGTTATAAATGGAATGGAACTTATTTGTAATGACTTCGGTTTTGAAGTAGAGTTTACAGTTAAAGTTACCAAAGCCCGTAAATGGCGCATATACGAGACTGGTATTTCTTACTATGGAAGAACTTATGAAGAAGGAAAAAAAATTAACTGGAAAGATGGTGTCAAAGCTTTAGCATATATTGTATGGTTTTGGTTGTTTCACTAA
- the frr gene encoding ribosome recycling factor yields MLNDLKASMKKTVESTQKSFNTLRTGRANAAILDRVTVDYYGTEAQLKSLANINTPDSTTLMIQPFDRGSIGQIEKAINMSDVGLTPNNDGQVIRLNIPPLTKERRKDLTKIANKMAEEGKVAVRNIRRDANEAVRKQVKDGYISEDESRDLQENIQKITDEFTKKIDELLTVKNKDIMTV; encoded by the coding sequence ATGTTAAATGATCTTAAAGCTAGTATGAAAAAGACTGTTGAATCTACTCAAAAGTCCTTTAATACCTTACGAACAGGACGTGCTAATGCAGCGATACTTGATAGAGTAACGGTTGATTATTATGGAACGGAAGCTCAATTAAAATCTCTTGCAAATATTAATACTCCTGACTCAACTACTCTTATGATTCAACCTTTTGACAGAGGGAGTATAGGACAAATTGAAAAAGCTATCAACATGTCTGATGTGGGATTAACACCGAATAATGATGGCCAAGTTATACGTCTTAATATTCCCCCTCTAACAAAAGAAAGAAGAAAGGACTTGACGAAAATAGCTAATAAAATGGCAGAAGAAGGGAAAGTCGCTGTCAGGAACATTCGTCGAGATGCTAATGAAGCTGTACGTAAGCAAGTAAAAGATGGATATATTTCTGAGGATGAATCCCGTGACTTACAAGAAAATATCCAAAAAATTACTGATGAATTTACTAAAAAAATTGATGAATTATTAACCGTCAAAAATAAAGATATTATGACAGTTTAG
- the pyrH gene encoding UMP kinase, whose translation MTYQRVLLKLSGEALMGNLGYGIDPKVVADIAQEIKDVISHDIQLAIVVGGGNIFRGVKAASAGMDRATADYVGMIATVMNAMTLQDALEQMGVPTRVLTAIAMQEVAEPYIRRRAIRHLEKGRVVVFGAGSGNPFFTTDTTAALRAAEIDAEVVFKATKVDGVYDSDPQLNPNARRYISLNYNHVLTHDLRVMDSTAISLCKENNIPIIVFNLSISGNIVRAIKGETVGTVVGGFCDVK comes from the coding sequence ATGACTTACCAGCGCGTATTACTTAAACTCAGCGGTGAAGCCCTGATGGGAAATCTGGGCTATGGCATTGACCCTAAAGTCGTCGCCGATATTGCTCAAGAAATTAAAGATGTTATCAGCCACGACATTCAGTTAGCGATTGTTGTAGGTGGAGGTAACATTTTTCGTGGGGTTAAAGCTGCTTCAGCAGGAATGGATCGAGCAACTGCAGATTATGTAGGAATGATCGCTACAGTTATGAATGCAATGACATTACAGGATGCTCTCGAGCAAATGGGTGTTCCAACGAGAGTGTTAACGGCAATTGCTATGCAAGAAGTGGCTGAACCATATATTCGTCGCCGTGCAATTCGGCATCTAGAAAAGGGGCGAGTTGTTGTCTTTGGGGCCGGTTCAGGTAATCCTTTTTTTACTACTGATACAACTGCCGCTTTAAGAGCAGCAGAAATTGATGCAGAAGTAGTATTCAAAGCTACTAAAGTTGATGGAGTGTATGATTCTGATCCTCAACTTAATCCTAACGCTCGTCGCTATATAAGCCTCAATTATAATCATGTATTAACTCATGATTTACGAGTGATGGATAGTACTGCCATATCACTTTGTAAAGAGAATAATATACCAATAATTGTTTTTAATCTTTCTATTTCAGGAAATATTGTTCGGGCAATTAAAGGTGAAACTGTTGGAACCGTTGTGGGAGGCTTCTGTGATGTTAAATGA
- a CDS encoding DUF2839 domain-containing protein, whose translation MSESKRRIKKMNNFGKNEERIFPQFPVSKNQANLLHKWTTNAAWIGIGITIFIWFGVHFIGPTFGWWTIKIN comes from the coding sequence ATGAGTGAATCAAAGCGTCGTATAAAAAAAATGAATAATTTCGGGAAGAATGAAGAAAGGATTTTTCCTCAGTTTCCTGTTTCTAAAAATCAGGCTAATTTACTGCACAAATGGACAACAAATGCAGCTTGGATAGGTATTGGAATTACTATATTTATATGGTTTGGGGTTCATTTTATTGGACCTACTTTTGGATGGTGGACTATTAAAATAAATTAA
- the map gene encoding type I methionyl aminopeptidase, with amino-acid sequence MGETITLLSKREIDKMRRAGRLAAKLLDHLEPMIKPGISTLEINNEAERWTQSHRAISAPLGYHGFPKSICTSVNHVICHGIPNAQQILKEGDIINVDVTPILDGYHGDTSKTFFVGKSSQIAKKLVETAETSLINAIQTVKPGSKIGDIGAAIQECAEPHGFSVVRDFVGHGISNIFHTAPQIPHYGIKGKGKRLRSGMVFTIEPMINEGTWEAVILKDGWTAVTKDGKLSAQFEHTIAVTETGVEILTILD; translated from the coding sequence ATGGGAGAGACTATTACTCTATTATCAAAACGAGAAATTGATAAAATGCGTCGGGCTGGACGTCTAGCAGCTAAATTATTAGATCACTTAGAACCTATGATTAAGCCTGGTATAAGTACTTTAGAGATTAATAATGAGGCAGAGAGATGGACTCAATCCCATAGAGCAATAAGTGCACCTCTCGGATATCATGGTTTTCCAAAATCAATTTGTACTAGTGTCAATCATGTTATTTGTCATGGTATTCCTAATGCACAACAAATTTTAAAAGAGGGAGATATCATTAATGTTGATGTTACGCCGATTTTAGACGGCTATCATGGTGATACATCAAAAACATTTTTCGTGGGAAAATCTTCACAAATAGCAAAAAAATTAGTAGAAACAGCAGAAACATCTTTAATAAATGCTATTCAAACTGTAAAACCTGGTTCAAAAATTGGAGATATTGGAGCTGCAATTCAAGAGTGTGCAGAACCACATGGTTTTTCGGTTGTAAGAGATTTTGTTGGTCATGGTATTAGTAATATTTTTCATACAGCTCCCCAAATTCCTCACTATGGAATAAAAGGTAAAGGCAAAAGACTACGTTCTGGGATGGTATTCACTATTGAACCGATGATTAATGAAGGAACGTGGGAAGCAGTTATATTAAAAGATGGTTGGACAGCAGTCACTAAGGATGGAAAGTTATCAGCTCAGTTTGAGCATACTATTGCCGTAACAGAGACAGGAGTAGAAATCTTAACTATTCTAGATTAA
- the sbcD gene encoding exonuclease subunit SbcD, whose amino-acid sequence MIKVLHFSDIHLGSGLSHGRTNPKTGFNTRLEDFVKCLSLCIDSAIEEEVDIVLFGGDAFPNSTPPPYIQEAFATQFRRLSNLNIPTVLLVGNHDQHSHINGGVSLSIYRTLKVPNFIVADTLKTHKILTKNGYVQVITLPWLTRSSLLTKSKTEGLSLEQIDNLLIETLEPALESEIRKLNSNDPTILLAHLMVDRARFGTEKFLAVGRGFTIPISLLMRSEFNYVALGHVHKHQNLNPKNNPPIIYPGSIERVDFSEEKEQKGYVLLIIKKGQTSWNFFPLPARPFITIKANVSQSTNPQKTLIDTIRKKPIKEAIVRLNYQVRSEQLELIDISSIHEILKHSHSYTICPEILSEISRIRLPELGFGKSLDPIEALKTYLKDKNDIKDITDELLEAAHQLLKEKNEIIETD is encoded by the coding sequence ATGATAAAAGTTCTTCATTTTTCTGATATTCATCTCGGTAGTGGACTTTCTCATGGAAGAACAAATCCGAAGACTGGCTTTAATACCCGTCTGGAAGACTTTGTGAAATGTTTAAGTTTATGTATTGATAGTGCAATTGAGGAAGAAGTTGATATTGTTCTTTTTGGAGGTGATGCTTTTCCAAATTCAACACCACCTCCATATATTCAAGAAGCTTTTGCTACTCAGTTCCGACGTTTGTCTAATCTAAACATTCCTACCGTTTTACTAGTAGGAAACCATGATCAACATTCTCACATAAATGGGGGGGTGAGCTTATCTATTTATAGAACTTTAAAAGTACCTAATTTTATAGTTGCAGATACTCTAAAAACTCATAAAATACTAACAAAAAATGGTTATGTACAAGTTATTACCTTACCTTGGTTAACTAGATCTTCTCTTCTAACAAAATCTAAAACTGAAGGTCTGTCTCTAGAACAAATTGATAATCTATTAATTGAAACATTAGAACCAGCTCTGGAATCAGAAATTAGAAAATTAAATTCTAATGATCCAACAATTTTACTAGCACATTTGATGGTTGATCGAGCAAGATTTGGGACTGAAAAATTTTTGGCGGTAGGACGTGGATTTACTATTCCTATTTCTTTATTAATGCGTTCTGAATTTAACTATGTAGCATTAGGTCATGTTCATAAACATCAAAATCTTAACCCTAAAAATAATCCTCCTATTATTTATCCAGGCAGTATTGAAAGAGTAGATTTTAGTGAGGAAAAAGAGCAAAAGGGATATGTTTTATTAATAATTAAAAAGGGACAAACAAGTTGGAATTTTTTTCCTTTACCTGCACGTCCCTTTATTACAATAAAAGCTAATGTTTCTCAGAGTACAAATCCACAAAAAACTTTAATTGATACTATTAGAAAAAAACCAATTAAAGAAGCTATTGTTAGATTAAACTATCAAGTTCGTTCTGAACAATTAGAATTAATTGATATTTCTTCTATTCATGAAATATTAAAGCACTCTCATAGTTATACAATTTGCCCTGAAATACTTAGTGAGATATCTAGAATACGTTTGCCAGAATTAGGGTTTGGGAAAAGTTTGGATCCGATTGAAGCTCTAAAAACCTATCTTAAAGATAAAAACGATATCAAAGATATAACTGATGAGCTGCTAGAAGCAGCTCATCAGTTATTGAAAGAAAAAAACGAAATAATAGAAACAGACTAA
- a CDS encoding dihydrolipoamide acetyltransferase family protein codes for MIYDIFMPALSSTMTEGKIISWEKSPGDKVTKGETVLIVESDKADMDVESFYDGYLATILVKAGEEAPVGEVLALIAETAEEVSDTQNKVLPISEKSKKLTPSLKKEEEKIEENFTKNYQSEFNTIDVSISSIKKPEGRIIASPRAKKIAKELGIDLSKIKGSGPYGRIVTEDVQNKIEDKLITDPKTNISQGITPFSTIQKAIVKNMSATLQVPVFRVSYDINTEKLDELYKNIKSKGVTMTVMLAKAIALTLRNHLLVNSKYGNSGIQYCESINIAIAVAMPDGGLITPVLNNVDKTDIYSLSRIWKDLLYRARKKELKSNEYSNGTFTLSNLGMFGVDTFDAILPPEQGSILAIGASKPHVVAISDKLFGIQNKMTVNITCDHRIIYGSHAAAFLQDLAKVIETDIQSLTM; via the coding sequence ATGATTTATGACATTTTTATGCCAGCTTTAAGTTCCACTATGACTGAAGGGAAGATTATTTCATGGGAAAAATCTCCTGGAGATAAAGTCACGAAGGGAGAAACTGTTCTAATTGTAGAATCAGATAAAGCAGATATGGATGTGGAATCTTTCTATGATGGTTATCTTGCGACTATTTTAGTAAAGGCTGGAGAGGAAGCTCCTGTAGGAGAGGTACTTGCTTTAATAGCAGAAACTGCAGAAGAGGTTAGCGATACTCAGAACAAAGTTCTACCTATTTCTGAAAAATCTAAGAAACTTACTCCTTCTCTAAAAAAGGAAGAAGAAAAAATAGAAGAAAACTTTACTAAAAATTATCAAAGTGAATTTAATACTATTGATGTTTCTATTTCTAGTATAAAAAAGCCTGAAGGTCGCATTATAGCATCTCCAAGAGCCAAAAAAATAGCGAAGGAATTAGGTATAGATCTGAGCAAAATTAAAGGTAGTGGACCTTATGGAAGGATTGTAACAGAGGATGTTCAAAACAAAATAGAAGATAAATTAATAACTGATCCTAAAACTAATATATCTCAAGGAATTACTCCATTTAGCACTATACAGAAAGCAATAGTGAAAAATATGTCAGCTACTCTACAAGTTCCAGTATTTAGAGTAAGTTATGATATCAATACGGAGAAATTAGATGAACTATATAAGAATATCAAATCTAAAGGCGTTACGATGACTGTTATGTTGGCAAAAGCTATTGCTTTAACATTACGAAACCATTTGTTAGTAAATTCTAAATATGGTAACTCAGGTATTCAATATTGTGAATCTATTAATATTGCAATAGCTGTAGCGATGCCTGATGGCGGTCTAATTACTCCAGTTTTAAATAATGTAGATAAAACAGATATTTACTCTCTCTCTCGTATCTGGAAAGATTTATTGTATAGAGCACGTAAGAAAGAATTAAAATCAAACGAATATAGTAATGGAACATTTACTTTGTCAAATTTAGGTATGTTTGGAGTAGATACATTTGATGCAATTTTACCTCCAGAACAAGGCTCTATCTTAGCGATTGGAGCTTCTAAGCCTCATGTAGTAGCAATCTCAGATAAATTATTTGGAATTCAGAATAAGATGACAGTCAATATAACATGTGACCATCGTATAATTTATGGTTCTCATGCAGCTGCTTTTTTACAGGATCTCGCAAAAGTAATAGAAACTGATATTCAATCTTTGACTATGTAA